One window of the Solanum stenotomum isolate F172 chromosome 11, ASM1918654v1, whole genome shotgun sequence genome contains the following:
- the LOC125844170 gene encoding L-ascorbate oxidase homolog — protein sequence MNNRLGCVLAILLAITCNISVNGEDPYLFHEWKVTYGTLSPLGVPQKIILINGQFPGPRINGTSNNNVVVNVFNQLDEPLLFTWSGIQQRKNSWQEGTLGNNCPIPPGTNFTYRFQVKDQIGSYYYYPTTSMHRAAGGFGGISVLSRALIPVPFETPEADHMVLVGDWYTKSHTELKRLLDSGRALGRPQGVVINGKSGKGDGKDEPMFTVTPGKTYRFRICNVGLKDSINIRMQGHTLKLVEIEGSHTVQNVYESLDIHLGQCFSVLVTANQEPKDYFLVASTRFTKDSHVATATIRYANGKGPASPELPKAPEGWAWSLNQFRSFRWNLTASAARPNPQGSYHYGQINITRTIKLVTSAGQVDGKLRYALNGVSHVDPTTPIKLAEYYGAGDKVFKYDLIKDEYEPSPGQAGQDKITLAPNVVNATYRNFVEIVIENHGKSVQSWHLSGHSFFAVGIEPGRWTPERRRNYNLLDAVSRNTIQVYPKSFAVIMTTLDNAGLWNLRSNSLERNYLGHQLYFSVLSPNKSIKDEYNMPDNDLLCGIVKDMPKPTPYKAN from the exons atgaataataggTTGGGGTGTGTGCTAGCAATTTTGCTAGCAATAACCTGCAACATTTCAGTAAATGGAGAGGATCCTTATCTGTTTCATGAATGGAAAGTtacttatggcaccctttctcCACTTGGTGTACcccaaaaaatcattttaatcaaTGGTCAATTCCCTGGACCTAGAATCAATGGAACATCCAATAACAATGTTGTTGTCAATGTGTTTAACCAATTGGATGAACCACTCCTTTTCACATGGAGTGGAATCCAACAAAGGAAGAACTCATGGCAAGAAGGAACCCTAGGTAACAATTGTCCTATCCCTCCCGGTACTAATTTCACCTATCGTTTTCAAGTCAAGGATCAAATCGGTAGCTACTATTACTACCCTACTACCAGCATGCACCGCGCTGCTGGTGGTTTTGGTGGTATTAGTGTCCTTAGTCGCGCTTTGATCCCTGTCCCATTTGAGACCCCTGAGGCTGACCATATGGTCCTTGTGGGTGATTGGTATACCAAGAGTCATACCGAATTGAAAAGGTTGTTGGATAGTGGGCGCGCTCTTGGAAGGCCACAAGGTGTTGTTATTAATGGTAAGAGCGGAAAAGGTGATGGTAAAGATGAGCCAATGTTCACTGTGACCCCTGGAAAGACATACAGGTTTAGGATTTGTAATGTCGGGTTGAAGGATTCTATCAATATAAGGATGCAAGGACACACCTTGAAGCTCGTTGAGATTGAAGGTTCACACACCGTGCAAAATGTGTATGAATCCCTAGATATCCATTTGGGACAATGCTTTTCCGTTTTGGTAACTGCTAACCAGGAACCAAAGGACTATTTCCTCGTGGCATCCACGAGGTTCACTAAAGACTCACATGTGGCCACAGCTACTATCCGTTACGCCAATGGTAAGGGCCCCGCCTCACCTGAGTTGCCTAAGGCACCCGAAGGGTGGGCATGGTCCCTCAACCAGTTTCGTTCATTCCGTTGGAATTTAACAGCTAGTGCAGCTAGACCTAACCCTCAGGGATCTTACCACTATGGTCAAATCAACATCACCCGAACCATCAAGCTAGTCACCTCAGCTGGTCAAGTTGACGGTAAACTCCGTTACGCCTTGAATGGTGTGTCCCACGTGGACCCCACTACTCCAATTAAGTTGGCAGAGTATTATGGTGCAGGGGACAAGGTGTTCAAGTATGATTTGATCAAGGATGAATATGAACCAAGTCCAGGACAAGCTGGACAAGATAAAATCACACTTGCACCTAATGTGGTCAATGCCACTTACCGCAACTTTGTTGAGATAGTTATTGAGAATCATGGCAAAAGTGTTCAATCATGGCATTTGTCAGGACACTCATTCTTTGCTGTTGG AATTGAACCAGGGAGGTGGACCCCAGAGAGGAGAAGGAACTACAATTTGCTTGATGCTGTGAGTAGAAACACAATCCAAGTTTACCCAAAATCATTTGCAGTCATAATGACAACACTTGACAATGCTGGATTATGGAATTTAAGATCAAATTCATTGGAGAGAAATTATTTGGGACATCAATTATATTTTAGTGTCCTTTCTCCAAATAAATCAATTAAAGATGAGTACAACATGCCTGATAATGATTTATTATGTGGTATAGTTAAGGATATGCCAAAACCTACTCCTTACAaagctaattaa
- the LOC125844169 gene encoding protease Do-like 10, mitochondrial yields MLRVGSTLRASRRLLNRQLHFQCPIIAGDSAIAGIAPVRHRRFIPFNYSSSFGNISASASFFSTLSSNSSIFNAPNTERAEENDSVEPNLSVAGDAGVALSEVERVVPRLSDGILDAYLAIELALDSVVKIFTVSSSPNYFLPWQNKSQRETTGSGFVIPGKRILTNAHVVADHTFVLVRKHGSPTKYRATVQAVGHECDLAILVVESEEFWEGMNSLDLGDVPFLQEAVSVVGYPQGGDNISVTKGVVSRVEPTQYVHGASQLLAIQIDAAINPGNSGGPAIMGDKVAGVAFQNLSGAENIGYIIPVPVIKHFIAGVEERGEYAGFCSLGLSCQPTENAQIREYFQMQSKMTGVLVSRINPLSDASRVLKKDDIILSFDGVPIASDGTVPFRNRERISFDHLVSMKKPNETAELKVLRNGEVHDFKITLHPLQPLVPVHQFDKLPSYFIFAGLVFIPLTQPFLHEYGEEWYNTSPRRLCERALRELPKKPGEQFIILSQVLMDDINAGYERLAELQVKKVNGVEVLNLKHLRQLVEDGNQKNVRFDLDDERVIVLNYESARIATSRILKRHRIPHAMSIDLTDEQNAAELQSACST; encoded by the exons ATGTTACGAGTAGGTTCTACTCTCCGCGCATCAAGAAGGCTCTTAAACAGACAGCTCCACTTTCAATGCCCTATAATTGCCGGAGATTCTGCAATCGCCGGCATAGCGCCGGTGCGTCACCGGAGATTCATACCGTTCAATTACAGTAGTAGTTTTGGGAATATATCTGCTTCGGCCTCATTTTTTTCCACGTTGAGTTCAAATAGCTCGATTTTTAATGCACCTAATACTGAGAGAGCTGAGGAAAATGATAGTGTTGAACCTAATTTATCAGTTGCGGGAGATGCTGGAGTTGCTTTATCAGAGGTAGAACGAGTGGTGCCGCGCTTATCTGATGGAATTTTGGATGCTTATTTAGCAATTGAGCTAGCATTGGATTCTGTAGTTAAGATATTTACTGTTTCCAGCAGTCCTAATTACTTCCTTCCATGGCAGAACAAGTCTCAGCGCGAAACGACGGGCTCTG GTTTTGTTATTCCGGGAAAGAGAATCCTGACAAATGCTCATGTTGTGGCTGATCATACATTTGTACTTGTACGAAAGCATGGTTCTCCAACCAAGTATAGAGCAACAGTTCAGGCTGTTGGTCATGAATGCGACTTGGCTATTCTGGTGGTAGAAAGTGAAGAATTCTGGGAGGGCATGAACTCTTTGGATCTTGGTGATGTTCCATTTCTCCAAGAAGCTGTATCTGTTGTTGGTTATCCTCAAg GGGGAGACAATATATCTGTCACAAAAGGTGTCGTCTCAAGGGTTGAACCTACTCAATATGTACATGGGGCTAGTCAACTATTGGCAATACAAATTGATGCGGCTATAAATCCAGGGAATAGTGGAGGGCCAGCAATCATGGGTGACAAAGTTGCTGGAGTTGCTTTCCAAAACCTTTCGGGTGCAGAGAATATTGG CTACATTATTCCTGTTCCTGTGATAAAGCATTTTATAGCTGGCGTAGAAGAACGTGGTGAATACGCTGGGTTTTGCTCTCTGGGCTTGTCATGCCAACCTACTGAAAATGCACAAATTCGAGAATACTTCCAAATGCAGTCAAAAATGACAGGTGTACTTGTTAGCCGAATCAATCCACTTTCTGATGCTTCTAGAGTATTAAAGAAAGACGATATAATCCTCTCATTTGATGGTGTCCCCATAGCAAGTGATGGAACAG TTCCTTTCCGAAACAGAGAGAGAATCTCATTTGACCATCTCGTATCTATGAAGAAACCAAATGAAACTGCTGAACTTAAAGTCTTGAGGAATGGTGAAGTACATGACTTCAAGATCACGCTTCATCCT TTGCAACCTCTTGTTCCAGTTCATCAATTTGACAAGCTTCCGAGTTATTTCATTTTTGCTGGTCTCGTCTTTATTCCATTAACTCAACCATTCCTTCACGAGTATGGAGAAGAATGGTATAATACCTCACCCCGTCGGTTGTGTGAACGGGCACTTCGGGAACTACCTAAGAAACCCGGCGAACAATTCATCATCCTTTCACAG GTGTTGATGGATGATATTAATGCTGGTTATGAGCGTCTTGCTGAGTTACAG GTGAAGAAGGTTAATGGTGTAGAAGTTCTGAACCTGAAACATTTACGTCAACTCGTGGAAGATGGTAACCAAAAGAACGTGAGATTCGATTTGGATGATGAGAGGGTGATTGTTTTGAACTATGAATCCGCAAGAATAGCCACATCTCGTATATTGAAACGCCATAGAATACCTCATGCCATGTCTATCGATCTTACTGATGAGCAAAATGCAGCTGAACTACAGTCAGCTTGCTCAACCTAA